A window of bacterium contains these coding sequences:
- a CDS encoding tyrosine-type recombinase/integrase: protein MWWRWDFRPVRIFGQDAIGDFRKTWKAACKAAGLEGRIPYDLRRTAIRDMVRAGVSQNVAMQISGHRTAAVFRRYDIVDADDLRDAMRKRDAYLSALPAERKVVNIEEARASGEKNL from the coding sequence TTGTGGTGGAGATGGGATTTTAGGCCCGTTCGAATTTTTGGACAGGACGCCATCGGCGATTTCCGCAAAACCTGGAAGGCAGCCTGCAAGGCGGCGGGCCTGGAGGGACGCATTCCCTACGACCTCAGGCGGACGGCCATCCGGGATATGGTGCGGGCGGGCGTCTCACAGAATGTCGCCATGCAGATTTCCGGCCACAGGACGGCGGCCGTTTTCCGGCGCTATGACATTGTGGACGCCGACGACCTCCGGGACGCCATGCGGAAGCGGGATGCCTACCTCTCCGCCCTGCCCGCCGAGCGCAAGGTGGTGAACATCGAGGAGGCCCGGGCGTCCGGCGAAAAAAATTTATGA